From Aphelocoma coerulescens isolate FSJ_1873_10779 chromosome 15, UR_Acoe_1.0, whole genome shotgun sequence, one genomic window encodes:
- the LOC138119211 gene encoding LOW QUALITY PROTEIN: uncharacterized protein (The sequence of the model RefSeq protein was modified relative to this genomic sequence to represent the inferred CDS: inserted 2 bases in 1 codon), with protein MVDKQDRENTITYPSFELARGQEYNKQRIFNLRAAPQAGSPRLSPALVLPLAISKFARCLPPAEGWRFPAAGPPRAAGVERAGSAVQGXCVCVCARLLCLSSPSSAERPAGGRASSPPSAARHTRASARPRRPSAHRGAHYRRGANCRPGGRVPRPQPRRVRGAAAVPRPRGARCPRRPAVWKRPAIGRAGRASPFLAAWHEYARPPFLLLLLLHVCVCVRGAGLRQQRRSSHVSSAPPGPTMSHGHVCERRRGGLRVGAGARAGAGARAGAGAGTRDVEEREGCVPK; from the exons ATGGTGGATAAGCAGGATAGGGAGAACACCATCACCTACCCATCATTTGAGTTGGCAAGAGGACAGGAGTACAACAAACAAAGGATATTTAAT CTGCGAGCAGCTCCACAAGCCGGGTCGCCTCGTCTTAGCCCAGCGCTGGTTCTGCCGCTTGCAATCTCGAAGTTTGCTCGGTGCCTTCCTCCTGCCGAGGGATGGAGGTTCCCCGCtgccggcccgccccgcgcagCGGGAGTGGAGCGGGCAGGTAGCGCGGTgcaggg gtgtgtgtgtgtctgtgcgcGTCTCCTTTGTCTGAGCAGCCCGAGCAGCGCCGAGCGCCCCGCGGGCGGCCGCGCATCCTCCCCGCCCAGCGCCGCTCGGCACACCCGAGCCTCGGCCCGCCCCCGCCGGCCCTCGGCACATCGCGGGGCTCATTACCGGCGGGGGGCTAATTGCCGGCCGGGCGGCCGAGTCCCCCGTCCCCAGCCGCGCCGTGTGCGGGGGgcggccgcggtgccccggccGCGCGGTGCCCGCTGTCCCCGCAGGCCGGCGGTGTGGAAGCGGCCCGCGATTGGCCGTGCCGGCAGGGCCAGCCCCTTCCTGGCTGCCTGGCATGAATATGCACggccccccttcctcctcctcctcctcctgcatgtgtgtgtgtgtgtgcggggAGCGGGGCTCCGCCAGCAGCGCCGCTCCAGCCATGTCAGCTCGGCTCCGCCTGGGCCCACCATGAGCCATGGCCATGTCTGCGAGCGCCGACGAGGAGGACTACGAGTCGGAGCCGGAGCCcgagccggggccggggcccgAGCTGGGGCCGGAGCAG GGACGAGGGATgtagaagaaagagaaggatgTGTGCCGAAATGA